tCTATTTCTGAAAGGtgcattgaaaataatttagctATAATAAGTCCTACATATCTAGAAACAGAAAACAAACTGCAAAGACCTAGCTTACGTCTTTGTGTTTCTGTATCATTGACTGAAAGTGATATTAATTTTGCAATATCTACATTAAAGAAATGcattaaagaaattctaaCATAAAAACcattgaatatatacatacatatatatatatatatatatatatatatatatataaaatttatttatttatttataagaaatattgtaaatcTATTATGCTTTATatccaaagaaaaatatataattcattaattttctaagGATTCAATATTAGATTGCCTGGCATTTATAGTGATTCTACATTCCATCTAAATACATTTTCTAAAgcttttttattcaatatttctctgattaaaatatatatgcaatataaatagaattgaatataatgtatatattaaatatgaataaagaGCTTATAACTAATCATTGCGATATCGTTCGATCTATTTTatctgaaaataaaacaataaattaaataatattatataaacataacatttataacataattataatttcttaacatattattattaataagataaaaaatcgtatatccGCTCCTAAACGGAAGTAACTATTTTCGAGGATTGCACACTCACAGATAGATGGCACTGATTGAAACATTATTCGGTTCTTAACTAGTATCTCATTCTTTTCACGTTTGGTGCTTTCGAAGGTATGGTGcttgtaaaaatttttcgataatttcttaaataaactTTTAAGTTCTTCGTTGtcggattaataataattaacaatataaaatatttttttgtttagctTCGAGTACATATAAACCGCAAAAATGGTTGCTCAAAGAAAACAGgtatatattcttaataagCACGTGTTCacgttcttattttattattatcaattttgatcaattaatgaatttattttgtttaatgctttttcataaacatttttaaatatattcttataatatttataaagattttttgAATATTCTATACACGTTAAAGTAAGAAATTCTGTGGCCGTGCCTAATGAGGTTACGTTGGCATATTTTTAACCTATATTTGactatatataatgaaagaaaaaaataaattaaagaaataattaaacttttaatgttaattgtattacttatttaaacagaaaaaggacaaagatAGCATAAACAATACGCTTGCCCTTGTTATGAAATCGGGCAAGTATGTATTGGGATACAAGCAGACACTGAAATCTCTTCGGCAAGGCAAAGCTAAGCTCGTCATAATTGCAAACAATACTCCTCCTTTAAGGTGAGACTGAGATGTAGTGCtcctttaaaaagaaaaaagaaaggaaaaaaagatcaacAGGAGTTACAAATTGATACTTATTTCTCTATACTCATTGAACGAGCCattcatgaaattttattattttattagtaaaacattgaaatttgtaACTCTTGTTgttcaattatataaaaaataatgaaggagAACTACGGAGTAGTCTCTAGTCCCTGTTTGTAAGTACAGTGgacaattacaattaaataaattctgtaaaataacaattgtttctgttattaggAAATCTGAGATCGAGTACTACGCTATGCTGGCAAAAACGGGTGTACATCACTATACTGGAAATAACATTGAGTTGGGGACAGCATGTGGAAAGTATTTCCGTGTTTGTACCCTTTCAATTACAGATCCTGGAAATTCTGATATCATAAAATCAGTACCTACAGGTGATCAtgcataagaaataaattttgtttattaaaggcattattttattaaacccatccttcaaattaaatttaatatattctattaaaaggatattttcctttaaaaagttttattttttaattacaatgtcttggagaaatataatatagtacaaAGTAATAtgacatattaaatattatgaaataaaataacaaaaattatctatttcactttttctGCTTTAACGTTtgtatttaacattttctgtCTTTGCAAAAGCatgtgtttatataatatgggTGAACCTATAATAAGAAACAtgaattaatggaaaaaaaaaaaaaaaaaaggtaaaataatttaaatataatgttgACGCTTACCTGGAATATATACTAATAGGaccattattaaaatgtacaaAAAACTGAATGTAAAGTTCCATTGATTAGGCAATGTATAACTCCATAGTTTTGGATTAGACATGGAATAAACAATTactttatacatacacagaaTTTCTCCACTTATACCAATTGGATAAAGTACCATAAATAAAGAGTATCTAAGCAAATTCAAGTTATTTTACATAATTGTTAAAGATAATTCtataagacaaaaataaataaaatatttattacctcAACCACGTTAGAAAATATGGTATATATCCAATAAGATTCataaagtaataagaatatctaGTAATTTCTGCAATACACCAAGATATGAAAGTATATGGTAAAATAATCGATGATCCAATGTAATCCGatggtaatgacaataatataacaCAAATAAATACACGACTAGAAATTTGTGCCAGTATTATCATTGGATTGGATCGAACTAATTTCATTATAGCATGTATTACCTAAAAAACAAGATTAAAtgtttctattaaatatttttttttttacaagtataataagtaataCTTCAAAaacgttctcttctttttctttcttatacaaTTACCTCAAGATAAGCAgaactttgaaaaataaataaaggaaccCAAATTTTATCCCAAAGTTTAATATTTGATGAACTATCTCCATAATGAGAtaccaatatatataatatccaaGACCAACTGTGAAATGAATAGAATTCATGTTTGTTTCAATATACttgtaatgaaattttataagagaataaacattaatacattgtttaatataataataataataataataattaattggaaATTGTATTGATACAAGATatcatttgataaaaatcaattatcaaTCAACATCTTTCttagattttaattttgtttttaacagaagtaaagttaaaaaaagaaagtttaacagaaaataatatataaaaatctatacTTACCCTAACACTTCTATTGCATTGTAAGCGCACAAATAAAGTTTTTGTTgagttatcattgttatcttgCTCGTCTGTGAGTCGTCCACGAACTAAAGAACGTCACTTCTTAAAAACGAAGAGTTCAGATTACGTATATTCATATGTGTAGAATATGACTAAGCATGATTTTTGGAATGTTTCTCCATTGTAGAATA
This sequence is a window from Vespa crabro chromosome 9, iyVesCrab1.2, whole genome shotgun sequence. Protein-coding genes within it:
- the LOC124426780 gene encoding 60S ribosomal protein L30, which codes for MVAQRKQKKDKDSINNTLALVMKSGKYVLGYKQTLKSLRQGKAKLVIIANNTPPLRKSEIEYYAMLAKTGVHHYTGNNIELGTACGKYFRVCTLSITDPGNSDIIKSVPTGDHA
- the LOC124426731 gene encoding very-long-chain (3R)-3-hydroxyacyl-CoA dehydratase hpo-8; translation: MITQQKLYLCAYNAIEVLGWSWILYILVSHYGDSSSNIKLWDKIWVPLFIFQSSAYLEVIHAIMKLVRSNPMIILAQISSRVFICVILLSLPSDYIGSSIILPYTFISWCIAEITRYSYYFMNLIGYIPYFLTWLRYSLFMVLYPIGISGEILCMYKVIVYSMSNPKLWSYTLPNQWNFTFSFLYILIMVLLVYIPGSPILYKHMLLQRQKMLNTNVKAEKVK